From a region of the Streptomyces sp. B21-083 genome:
- a CDS encoding PhzF family phenazine biosynthesis isomerase: MTTNTPRPELLRYTAFSTSPAGGNPAGVVLDATGLDDSDMLAVAADLGYSETAFLTAPPKSLGGQDSRAYGIRYFSPRAEVPFCGHATIATAIALAERRGPGELVFATRAGIVPVVVAEEGGTLRATLTSVEPRIVEITDADLAEALAALDWPAVDLDPAFPPRIAFGGARHLVLAAATRARLADLAYDFERLEALMHRLDLTTVQLVWRESATVFHVRDPFPVGGVVEDPATGAAAAAFGAYAREFGLVPEDTVLTLHQGEDLGRPGELTVTLRAGDQRVRVGGAGTRIG; this comes from the coding sequence ATGACGACGAACACACCGAGGCCCGAGTTGCTGCGCTACACCGCCTTCTCCACCTCACCCGCGGGCGGAAACCCCGCCGGCGTTGTCCTGGACGCCACCGGCCTGGACGACAGCGACATGCTGGCCGTCGCCGCCGACCTCGGATACTCGGAGACCGCGTTCCTGACCGCGCCGCCGAAGAGCCTCGGCGGTCAGGACAGCAGGGCGTACGGCATCCGCTACTTCAGTCCCCGGGCCGAGGTGCCGTTCTGCGGGCACGCGACCATCGCGACCGCGATCGCACTGGCCGAGCGACGGGGCCCCGGAGAGCTGGTGTTCGCGACGCGCGCCGGCATCGTGCCGGTGGTGGTGGCCGAGGAGGGCGGGACACTCCGTGCCACACTCACCAGCGTCGAGCCACGGATCGTGGAGATCACCGACGCCGACCTCGCAGAGGCGCTGGCCGCGCTCGACTGGCCGGCCGTCGATCTCGACCCGGCCTTCCCGCCCCGTATCGCCTTCGGCGGCGCCCGTCACCTCGTTCTCGCGGCGGCGACCCGCGCCCGACTCGCGGATCTCGCCTACGACTTCGAGCGCCTCGAAGCCCTGATGCACCGCTTGGACCTGACCACGGTCCAGTTGGTGTGGCGCGAGTCGGCCACCGTCTTCCATGTCCGTGACCCGTTCCCCGTCGGGGGCGTCGTCGAGGACCCGGCGACCGGCGCGGCAGCCGCCGCGTTCGGCGCGTACGCCCGGGAGTTCGGCCTGGTCCCCGAGGACACCGTCCTCACCCTGCACCAGGGCGAGGACCTGGGCCGCCCCGGCGAACTCACGGTGACGCTGCGCGCGGGTGACCAGCGCGTCCGGGTCGGCGGCGCGGGAACCCGCATCGGCTGA
- a CDS encoding glycoside hydrolase family 36 protein yields MTGTSDSAGTATRTTTEQHFVWGHRALEAEFATGADGIPRLVRLTRPDPRPGAGAATRTGESAPEPGPDAPLHLVELTALGHGSGWSGPRFTGTAFGARLRHRGHTTWEADGWTYLTVELHDPGTGLTAFVELSSPVGLPVLRSRVRLGNGGEEPLVVQSVSSLLLGALPSPDRLDIHRARNDWLAECRWYTEPLRDTVSDIHVDVHQHDSRATLTLAGRGSWPSDGHLPMGALTERGGDRAWLWQIESPAGWRWDAGERDHGTYLALNGPMDAEHQWRVRLAPGAEFTTVPGVLALGSGLDDAFGALTSYRRAVRRPHPDHTALPVVFNDYMNTLMGDPTTEKLLPLIDAAARAGSEYFCIDSGWYDDSTEGWWDSVGEWLPSPRRFPDGGIQAVLARIRERGMVPGLWLEPEVVGVRSPVASELPPEAFFQRDGIRLTEQGRHQLDLRHPDARAHLDKTVDRIVGDWGVGYLKLDYNIVVDPGTCAPGDIAPGAGLLGHAQAYLSWLTEVLDRHPGLVIENCASGGMRMDGATLAVTQLQSTSDQQDPLRCPPIAAAAPTAVPPEQGAVWAYPQPGFDDDLITFTLGGALLGRIHLSGHLDRMSEHQLALVRDAVSVYKTLRGDLGQAVPFWPLGLPGWTDEWLALGMRVPGGRTSYLSVWRRGGPTELRLPVEHLAGRDVRVEILHPTAATAGSAAWDGDRDQLTVSLPRTPAVLLIRLTAEE; encoded by the coding sequence TTGACCGGTACGTCGGATTCGGCGGGCACGGCCACCCGCACCACCACTGAGCAGCACTTTGTCTGGGGCCACCGCGCCCTGGAGGCCGAGTTCGCCACGGGCGCCGACGGGATCCCGCGACTGGTCCGGCTGACCCGTCCCGATCCGCGGCCGGGTGCCGGCGCGGCGACCCGCACCGGCGAGTCGGCGCCCGAGCCCGGCCCCGACGCACCCCTTCACCTCGTGGAGCTCACCGCCCTCGGCCACGGCAGCGGCTGGTCGGGCCCCCGCTTCACCGGCACGGCATTCGGCGCCCGGCTGCGGCACCGGGGCCACACCACCTGGGAAGCCGACGGCTGGACGTACCTGACCGTCGAACTGCACGATCCCGGGACCGGGTTGACGGCGTTCGTCGAACTGTCCTCGCCCGTCGGGCTACCCGTGCTGCGCTCCCGTGTCCGTCTCGGCAACGGGGGAGAGGAGCCGCTAGTCGTCCAGTCCGTGAGCAGCCTGCTGCTCGGCGCCCTTCCTTCCCCCGACCGCCTCGACATCCACCGCGCCCGCAACGACTGGCTGGCGGAGTGCCGGTGGTACACCGAGCCGCTGCGCGACACCGTCAGCGACATCCATGTCGACGTCCACCAGCACGACAGCCGCGCGACGCTGACCCTGGCCGGACGTGGCAGTTGGCCCTCCGACGGGCACCTGCCGATGGGCGCCCTCACCGAACGCGGCGGCGACCGGGCCTGGTTGTGGCAGATCGAGTCACCGGCGGGCTGGCGCTGGGACGCGGGCGAGCGCGACCACGGCACATATCTGGCGCTGAACGGGCCCATGGACGCGGAACACCAGTGGCGCGTCCGCCTCGCGCCCGGCGCCGAGTTCACCACGGTGCCCGGCGTCCTGGCCCTCGGCTCCGGGCTCGACGACGCCTTCGGCGCCCTCACCTCGTACCGCCGCGCCGTGCGCCGACCGCACCCGGACCACACCGCGCTGCCGGTCGTCTTCAACGACTACATGAACACCCTGATGGGTGACCCGACGACGGAGAAACTGCTGCCGCTGATCGACGCCGCCGCTCGGGCCGGCTCGGAGTACTTCTGCATCGACTCCGGCTGGTACGACGACAGCACCGAGGGCTGGTGGGACAGCGTCGGCGAGTGGCTGCCCTCGCCGCGCCGCTTCCCCGACGGCGGAATCCAGGCGGTCCTGGCCCGGATCAGGGAGCGCGGCATGGTGCCCGGGCTGTGGCTGGAGCCGGAGGTCGTGGGAGTGCGCAGCCCCGTCGCGTCCGAACTCCCGCCGGAGGCCTTCTTCCAGCGGGACGGCATACGCCTGACGGAGCAGGGCCGCCACCAGCTGGACCTGCGGCACCCGGACGCCCGCGCGCACCTCGACAAGACGGTGGACCGCATCGTCGGCGACTGGGGCGTCGGCTACCTCAAGCTGGACTACAACATCGTCGTCGACCCGGGAACCTGCGCCCCCGGGGACATCGCGCCGGGAGCCGGACTGCTCGGCCACGCCCAGGCGTATCTGAGCTGGCTCACCGAGGTACTGGACCGGCACCCGGGCCTGGTGATCGAGAACTGTGCCTCGGGCGGGATGCGGATGGACGGCGCCACCCTGGCCGTCACCCAGCTCCAGTCCACCAGTGACCAGCAGGACCCGCTCCGGTGCCCGCCGATCGCCGCTGCCGCGCCCACGGCGGTGCCGCCCGAGCAGGGTGCCGTCTGGGCCTATCCGCAGCCGGGGTTCGACGACGACCTGATCACCTTCACCCTGGGCGGGGCGCTGCTCGGCCGGATCCATCTGTCCGGCCATCTGGACCGGATGTCGGAGCATCAACTCGCCCTCGTACGGGACGCGGTGAGCGTGTACAAGACGCTCCGCGGCGATCTCGGGCAGGCCGTGCCGTTCTGGCCGCTCGGTCTGCCGGGCTGGACGGACGAGTGGCTGGCGCTGGGCATGCGGGTGCCCGGTGGCCGTACGTCCTACCTCTCCGTCTGGCGCCGTGGCGGACCGACCGAACTCCGCCTGCCCGTCGAGCACTTGGCGGGCCGGGACGTCCGCGTGGAGATCCTGCACCCGACCGCCGCGACCGCCGGCTCGGCGGCCTGGGACGGGGACCGGGACCAGCTGACGGTGTCGCTGCCGCGTACGCCCGCTGTCCTGCTGATCCGCCTCACTGCGGAGGAGTAG
- a CDS encoding SCO2400 family protein has translation MDYCSTCRRHLNGALVCPGCGAYAPDIAPLADGTPAPSAVTASPAQQSPAPLWSEADSVAEDLGQVPQEHPYDGPDAPSLAPTGRAARRRQRERWKKTQRRALVATAVALVGGGMTAVSLNRQSPDRTQAASAPDREVMGAAEEQVTDPTPVSSTPTGSHRAKHASPASTARSATTGTPHEQAAAAPQARPKTQIVQQKSVTSPLTVVNSGVSEVASTVSDATDTATGTTSSSAPPATDSTSTSTSTSGTDTTTDTSPATPAPSDPSTSTSSSASSSPAGICLLGLVCIT, from the coding sequence ATGGACTACTGCTCCACGTGTCGTCGGCATCTCAACGGCGCCCTCGTGTGTCCCGGATGCGGCGCCTACGCCCCGGACATCGCTCCTCTCGCCGACGGAACGCCCGCACCGTCCGCCGTAACGGCCTCACCGGCCCAGCAATCCCCTGCCCCCCTGTGGAGCGAAGCGGATTCCGTCGCCGAGGACCTCGGCCAAGTGCCGCAGGAGCACCCGTACGACGGCCCGGACGCTCCCTCCCTCGCCCCCACGGGCCGGGCGGCACGGCGCCGGCAACGGGAACGCTGGAAGAAGACGCAGCGCAGGGCCCTGGTCGCCACCGCGGTCGCACTCGTCGGCGGAGGCATGACCGCCGTCTCGCTGAACCGCCAGTCCCCGGACCGAACCCAGGCGGCGTCCGCGCCGGACCGGGAGGTCATGGGGGCCGCCGAGGAGCAGGTCACGGACCCCACTCCGGTTTCCTCGACGCCGACCGGCTCACATCGGGCGAAGCACGCCTCCCCCGCCTCCACTGCCCGGTCGGCCACGACCGGCACACCGCACGAGCAGGCCGCCGCCGCGCCCCAGGCCAGGCCGAAGACTCAGATCGTTCAGCAGAAGAGCGTCACGAGTCCCCTCACGGTGGTGAACTCGGGCGTGTCAGAGGTGGCCTCCACCGTGTCCGACGCCACGGACACGGCAACGGGGACGACGTCCTCGTCCGCACCCCCGGCCACCGACAGCACGAGCACGAGCACCAGCACCTCGGGCACAGACACGACCACGGACACATCGCCGGCTACTCCGGCGCCGTCCGATCCCTCGACTTCCACTTCTTCGTCCGCGTCGTCGTCGCCCGCAGGGATCTGTCTGCTCGGGCTGGTGTGCATCACCTGA
- a CDS encoding cryptochrome/photolyase family protein yields MNVSVVLFTADLRLHDHPPLRAALDDSRTVVPLFVRDSAVDGAGFAVPNRLAFLADCLHDLDTGLRERGGRLVLRHGDLVREVCRVAAEVDADEVRMAADGSGHARRREDRLRRALEADGVRLHVHDTVTVAVAPGAVAPAASDHFTVFTPYFRHWSQHPLREPLGPPRTVRVPEGVASESLPSRSGLPGLSEGLAAGGETEGRARLTAWLRAGVASYEDRHDDLAGDATSRLSPHLHFGTLSAVELVHRARRTGGPGADAFVRQLAWRDFHRQVLAARPDSATADYRTRHDRWRSERQARDDVEAWKEGRTGYPIVDAAMRQLRYEGWMHNRGRLLTASFLTKTLYVDWRVGARHFLDLLVDGDIANNQLNWQWMAGTGTDSRPNRVLNPVTQSKRYDPDGAYVRRWVPELRSLAGPAVHEPWKLPGLDRAAVDYPDPIVGLSDGLDRFKRARGLD; encoded by the coding sequence ATGAACGTCTCGGTCGTCCTGTTCACCGCCGACCTGCGTCTGCATGACCATCCGCCGCTGCGCGCCGCCCTGGACGACAGCCGCACGGTCGTCCCGCTGTTCGTGCGGGATTCGGCGGTGGACGGCGCGGGGTTCGCCGTACCCAACCGGCTGGCCTTCCTCGCCGACTGCCTGCACGACCTCGACACCGGTCTGCGCGAGCGGGGCGGACGGCTGGTCCTGCGCCACGGCGACCTGGTGCGCGAGGTGTGCCGGGTCGCCGCCGAGGTGGACGCCGACGAGGTGCGCATGGCGGCCGACGGCAGCGGCCACGCGCGCCGACGGGAGGACCGGCTGCGCCGCGCCCTGGAGGCCGACGGCGTACGGCTGCACGTCCACGACACGGTGACCGTCGCCGTCGCCCCCGGTGCCGTGGCCCCGGCCGCCTCCGACCACTTCACCGTCTTCACACCGTACTTCCGGCACTGGTCGCAGCACCCGCTCCGGGAGCCGCTCGGGCCGCCGCGGACGGTACGGGTGCCGGAGGGCGTCGCGTCCGAGTCCCTGCCGTCCAGGAGCGGCCTGCCGGGACTCTCGGAGGGGCTCGCCGCCGGTGGTGAGACCGAGGGCCGCGCCCGGCTCACGGCATGGCTGCGCGCCGGGGTGGCGTCGTACGAGGACCGCCATGACGACCTGGCCGGCGACGCGACCTCCCGGCTCTCGCCACATCTGCACTTCGGCACGCTCTCCGCCGTCGAACTCGTACACCGGGCCCGCCGTACGGGTGGACCGGGCGCCGACGCCTTCGTACGGCAGCTCGCCTGGCGCGACTTCCACCGTCAGGTGCTCGCGGCCCGCCCCGACTCGGCGACCGCCGACTACCGCACCCGGCACGACCGTTGGCGGTCCGAACGACAGGCGCGAGACGACGTAGAGGCGTGGAAGGAGGGCCGCACCGGCTACCCGATCGTCGACGCCGCGATGCGCCAACTGCGGTACGAGGGCTGGATGCACAACCGGGGGCGGCTGCTCACCGCGAGCTTCCTCACCAAGACGCTTTACGTCGACTGGCGCGTCGGCGCCCGGCACTTCCTGGACCTGCTGGTGGACGGCGACATCGCCAACAACCAGCTCAACTGGCAGTGGATGGCCGGTACCGGGACCGACTCGCGGCCCAACCGGGTCCTCAACCCCGTCACCCAGTCCAAGCGGTACGACCCCGACGGCGCGTATGTGCGCCGATGGGTACCCGAACTGCGCTCGCTGGCAGGTCCGGCGGTGCACGAGCCGTGGAAACTGCCCGGCCTGGACCGCGCCGCCGTCGACTACCCGGACCCGATCGTCGGCCTGTCCGACGGGCTCGACCGCTTCAAGCGGGCCCGAGGTCTGGACTGA
- a CDS encoding ABC transporter substrate-binding protein, whose protein sequence is MTRRALPALAFICAAALSVTACSDPTAGDSGSSADSGAGQTKVDPTARLDGVKLTMWTAQNTLNAPKQVIDAFEKATGAKVETQAVPDLYEQNVPTKLASGDKPDLMFWQPSISTLPFIQPKQNLLTLDGEEWVSKLGDTERSLGVIDGKRYAAIVTSPAMLGVYYNKDVFKKAGLSEADFPKSYDQLLALGKTITDKTDAAGFYEAGGDKWPLQWQMQVQLTDLDKQWWADLNQNKVKWTDPVVVGAIKKYKEKLLDAGLAQKNYKTGTFTGQADSLWKGESGMVLNVTSFQSQLQAKYSTAEIDKKIGWFPVANSSATGLYSPDQTNGVVAFKTGDEKRQNASRQFLAFWLGPDYADYIKTMKIPSVEPSVPTPAGLPEASMAQVKALPTAIGVFQAKAIVAPDTHLYLADMLYGKKSPQQVAQAIEDQFAQVAKAQAAPGF, encoded by the coding sequence ATGACGAGAAGAGCCCTCCCCGCACTGGCGTTCATATGCGCCGCAGCCCTGTCCGTGACCGCGTGCAGTGACCCCACCGCAGGCGACTCAGGTTCCTCCGCCGACTCGGGCGCGGGGCAGACGAAGGTCGACCCGACCGCCCGCCTCGACGGCGTGAAACTGACCATGTGGACCGCGCAGAACACCCTCAACGCGCCCAAGCAGGTCATCGACGCGTTCGAGAAGGCCACCGGAGCCAAGGTGGAGACGCAAGCCGTCCCCGACCTGTACGAGCAGAACGTGCCGACGAAGCTCGCGTCCGGCGACAAGCCCGACCTGATGTTCTGGCAGCCGTCCATCTCCACGCTGCCCTTCATCCAGCCGAAGCAGAACCTCCTCACCCTCGACGGTGAGGAGTGGGTGTCGAAGCTGGGCGACACCGAGAGGTCGCTCGGCGTGATCGACGGCAAGCGGTACGCGGCGATCGTCACCAGCCCCGCCATGCTCGGCGTCTACTACAACAAGGACGTCTTCAAGAAGGCCGGGCTGAGCGAGGCCGACTTCCCCAAGTCGTACGACCAGTTGCTGGCCCTCGGCAAAACCATCACGGACAAGACCGACGCGGCCGGCTTCTACGAGGCCGGCGGCGACAAGTGGCCGCTGCAGTGGCAGATGCAGGTCCAGCTCACCGACCTCGACAAGCAGTGGTGGGCCGACCTCAACCAGAACAAGGTGAAGTGGACCGACCCGGTCGTCGTCGGCGCCATCAAGAAGTACAAGGAGAAGCTGCTCGACGCCGGGCTCGCGCAGAAGAACTACAAGACCGGCACCTTCACCGGGCAGGCCGACTCCCTCTGGAAGGGTGAGTCGGGCATGGTCCTCAACGTCACCTCGTTCCAGAGCCAGTTGCAGGCCAAGTACTCCACGGCCGAGATCGACAAGAAGATCGGCTGGTTCCCGGTCGCCAACTCCTCCGCCACCGGCCTGTACTCGCCGGACCAGACCAACGGCGTCGTCGCTTTCAAGACCGGTGACGAGAAGCGGCAGAACGCCTCCCGGCAGTTCCTGGCCTTCTGGCTCGGCCCGGACTACGCCGACTACATCAAGACGATGAAGATCCCCTCGGTCGAGCCGTCCGTGCCGACCCCCGCCGGCCTCCCCGAAGCGTCGATGGCGCAGGTCAAGGCGCTCCCCACGGCCATCGGCGTCTTCCAGGCCAAGGCGATCGTCGCGCCCGACACGCACCTCTACCTCGCCGACATGCTCTACGGCAAGAAGAGTCCCCAGCAGGTCGCGCAGGCGATCGAGGACCAGTTCGCGCAGGTGGCCAAGGCCCAGGCAGCGCCCGGCTTCTAG
- a CDS encoding carbonic anhydrase, translating into MNSQATPHTAVHPQRTVSVAPAPGATPPARRSLLRAALTGTAVLGTGLAISAEPAVAAPPTAAPRNRPTTAEEALRELSAGNRRWRTFRQQHPDESPAVRQSLTTSQHPFALVLGCIDSRVPPEMVFDQGLGDLMTIRSGGQVLDEAVLGSLAYGVLELGIPLLMVLGHQSCGAVKATVQADQSGERLPAHIQYLADQITPAIDRGKVGDARVDATIDANIRLIRARLAAEPDLAAKVDSGALSIVGARYELTTQRVHRVS; encoded by the coding sequence GTGAACTCTCAAGCCACACCCCACACTGCCGTCCACCCGCAGCGGACGGTATCCGTCGCCCCGGCCCCCGGCGCGACACCCCCCGCTCGGCGCTCCCTGCTGCGTGCCGCGCTCACCGGAACCGCCGTACTTGGCACCGGCCTTGCCATCAGCGCCGAACCCGCCGTCGCCGCACCCCCCACCGCCGCTCCGCGAAACCGGCCCACGACTGCCGAGGAGGCCCTGCGGGAACTGTCCGCCGGCAACCGTCGCTGGCGCACCTTCCGGCAGCAGCATCCCGACGAGTCTCCGGCCGTCCGGCAGTCGCTGACGACCAGTCAGCACCCCTTCGCACTGGTGCTCGGCTGCATCGACTCCCGGGTGCCTCCGGAGATGGTCTTCGACCAGGGCCTCGGCGATCTGATGACCATACGCAGTGGGGGCCAGGTCCTCGACGAGGCAGTGCTCGGCAGCCTCGCGTACGGCGTGCTCGAACTGGGGATCCCCCTGCTGATGGTGCTCGGCCACCAGTCGTGCGGAGCGGTGAAGGCCACGGTCCAGGCGGACCAGTCCGGCGAGCGGCTGCCCGCCCACATCCAGTACCTGGCCGACCAGATCACCCCGGCCATCGACCGCGGCAAGGTGGGCGACGCGCGCGTCGACGCGACGATCGACGCCAACATACGGCTCATCCGGGCACGGCTCGCCGCGGAGCCCGACCTCGCCGCCAAGGTGGACTCGGGCGCCCTGTCCATCGTCGGCGCCCGCTACGAACTGACCACCCAGCGAGTGCACCGCGTCAGCTGA
- a CDS encoding carbohydrate ABC transporter permease, with protein MVIAVLAVGVPLWLVAVTSAKPQADAIIPNLDLPRHWQPGSNYEEAVSQGEMLHGFLNSILVVVPSVALVLVLGAGAAWVFARRKSRLVSAAYAICISGLLLPPAVITIVMELRQLGLAGTRPGMIAVYTGMYLSTSIFFMTGFIRAIPVELEEAARMDGASPLRIFRQIILPLLRPVIATATIMVMLYAWSDIFYAFFVLGGGEKATLPLNLYKVASAQLYLNNWHLVFAYVVVMSLPMVAIFLVAQRKIVSGITSGAVK; from the coding sequence GTGGTCATCGCCGTCCTCGCCGTCGGCGTGCCGCTGTGGCTGGTCGCCGTCACCTCCGCCAAGCCGCAGGCCGACGCGATCATCCCGAACCTGGATCTGCCTCGGCACTGGCAGCCGGGCAGCAACTACGAAGAGGCCGTCAGCCAGGGCGAGATGCTGCACGGCTTCCTCAACTCCATTCTGGTCGTGGTGCCTTCGGTCGCCCTCGTCCTCGTCCTGGGGGCCGGCGCCGCCTGGGTCTTCGCCCGCCGCAAGTCGAGGCTGGTCTCGGCGGCGTACGCGATCTGCATCAGCGGACTGCTGTTGCCGCCCGCCGTCATCACCATCGTCATGGAGCTGCGGCAGCTGGGACTCGCGGGCACCCGGCCCGGGATGATCGCTGTCTACACCGGGATGTATCTGTCCACGTCGATCTTCTTCATGACCGGCTTCATCCGGGCCATCCCGGTGGAGCTGGAGGAGGCGGCGCGGATGGACGGCGCGTCGCCGCTGCGGATCTTCCGGCAGATCATCCTGCCGCTGCTCAGGCCGGTCATCGCCACCGCGACGATCATGGTGATGCTCTACGCCTGGAGCGACATCTTCTACGCCTTCTTCGTCCTCGGCGGCGGAGAGAAGGCGACCCTGCCGCTCAACCTCTACAAGGTCGCCAGCGCCCAGCTGTACCTCAACAACTGGCATCTCGTCTTCGCGTACGTCGTGGTGATGAGCCTGCCCATGGTGGCCATCTTTTTGGTGGCCCAGCGAAAGATCGTGTCCGGAATCACCAGTGGAGCCGTCAAATGA
- a CDS encoding carbohydrate ABC transporter permease, giving the protein MADTAIRTRTQKPAPAKGRAGKVGRLPRAAVHHPWWFALPAIVVFAAFFLVPNLLNFYYPFTNWSSYHPDIAFTGLDNFTTIAHDGSLLRAIRTTLLYALLAAVFQNGFGLALALLLEADSRFNRFFRAVFFLPVLISALATGYVFQSLFNQDGAVNGLLGTDIPWLGSTTWTLVLVTVIHGWKWMGLSMLIYLAGLKGIPGEMLEAAKCDGAGPWRTFWSVRWPMLAPALTFNVTTALIGSMNTFDIVQATTGGGPAGSTEVFNIYMFRVFGQGLYAQASTMSLVLFLIVVALAIPLVFGLRRREQLL; this is encoded by the coding sequence ATGGCGGACACGGCCATACGCACACGCACACAGAAACCGGCGCCCGCCAAGGGCCGGGCGGGAAAGGTGGGACGGCTGCCCCGTGCCGCCGTCCATCACCCCTGGTGGTTCGCCCTCCCCGCGATCGTCGTCTTCGCGGCCTTCTTCCTCGTGCCGAACCTGCTCAACTTCTACTACCCGTTCACCAACTGGTCCTCGTACCACCCGGACATCGCCTTCACCGGCCTCGACAACTTCACGACCATCGCCCATGACGGCTCCCTGCTGCGGGCGATCCGCACGACCCTGCTCTACGCCCTGCTGGCGGCGGTCTTCCAGAACGGCTTCGGGCTGGCTCTGGCGCTGCTGCTGGAGGCGGACAGCCGGTTCAACCGGTTCTTCCGCGCCGTCTTCTTCCTGCCCGTGCTCATCTCCGCACTCGCCACCGGCTATGTCTTCCAGTCCCTGTTCAACCAGGACGGCGCCGTCAACGGCCTGCTCGGTACGGACATTCCGTGGCTCGGCTCGACGACCTGGACGCTGGTCCTGGTCACCGTCATCCACGGCTGGAAGTGGATGGGCCTGTCCATGCTGATCTATCTCGCCGGCCTCAAGGGCATCCCCGGCGAGATGCTGGAGGCCGCGAAGTGCGACGGCGCGGGTCCCTGGCGGACCTTCTGGTCAGTGCGCTGGCCGATGCTGGCGCCCGCCCTGACCTTCAACGTCACCACAGCGCTGATCGGCTCGATGAACACCTTCGACATCGTGCAGGCCACGACGGGCGGCGGACCCGCGGGCTCCACGGAGGTCTTCAACATCTACATGTTCCGCGTATTCGGGCAAGGACTGTACGCCCAAGCCTCCACGATGAGTTTGGTGCTCTTCCTCATCGTGGTGGCCTTGGCGATTCCGCTTGTCTTCGGCTTGCGTCGAAGGGAGCAACTTCTTTGA
- a CDS encoding LacI family DNA-binding transcriptional regulator: MNVTGHTRRSVSIRDVATAAGVSYQTVSRVINDHPSVKPSTRDRVLAAIDELGFRRNSTALALASGRTRAVTVLTSNTTHYGYASILQGIEEAARAAAYTVGVGVLESTDGADEAAVDAQVRRAADAGGGLIVIAYDPAGVRALGAVPAELPVVGVVETPASPPGGDRPWVWTDDREAAYEATRHLLSLGHETVHYVAIPSSTRRTSARTTGWQQALREAGAPEPRPLQGSWGPAGGHAAGLKLAKDARVTAILCGNDDLALGVIRALHETGRTVPGEVSVAGFDDAPHSAYLTPSLTTVRLDFTGLGRSAFALLHGVLEESAPIAPHPVSVPELVVRESSGPPPGRD; encoded by the coding sequence ATGAATGTGACCGGTCACACAAGACGCTCAGTGAGCATCCGGGATGTCGCCACGGCGGCCGGAGTCTCCTACCAGACCGTCTCCCGGGTGATCAACGACCACCCCAGTGTCAAGCCGTCCACCCGCGACAGGGTGCTCGCGGCCATCGACGAGCTGGGGTTCCGGCGCAACTCCACCGCGCTCGCCCTCGCCAGTGGACGCACCCGTGCCGTGACCGTGCTCACCTCCAACACCACGCACTACGGCTACGCCTCGATCCTCCAGGGCATCGAGGAGGCCGCCCGCGCCGCCGCTTACACCGTCGGGGTCGGCGTCCTCGAATCGACCGACGGCGCCGACGAGGCCGCCGTCGACGCCCAGGTGCGGCGGGCGGCGGACGCGGGCGGCGGACTGATCGTGATCGCATACGATCCCGCCGGTGTACGGGCCCTGGGCGCCGTCCCCGCCGAACTCCCGGTCGTCGGCGTGGTCGAGACCCCCGCGAGCCCGCCCGGTGGCGACCGCCCCTGGGTGTGGACCGACGACCGCGAGGCCGCCTACGAGGCGACCCGCCATCTGCTCTCCCTCGGCCACGAGACCGTGCACTACGTCGCCATCCCGTCCAGCACCCGGCGCACCAGCGCCCGAACGACCGGCTGGCAGCAGGCACTCAGGGAGGCGGGAGCACCCGAACCCCGTCCCCTGCAAGGGAGTTGGGGCCCGGCCGGCGGTCACGCGGCGGGCCTGAAGCTCGCGAAGGACGCCCGCGTCACCGCGATCCTGTGCGGCAACGACGACCTCGCGCTGGGGGTGATCCGCGCCCTCCACGAGACGGGCCGCACGGTCCCCGGCGAGGTGAGCGTGGCCGGGTTCGACGACGCCCCGCACTCCGCCTATCTCACCCCGTCGCTGACGACCGTACGCCTGGACTTCACCGGCCTCGGCCGGTCCGCGTTCGCCCTGCTGCACGGCGTACTGGAGGAGTCCGCGCCGATCGCCCCGCACCCCGTCTCCGTACCGGAACTGGTGGTGCGGGAGAGCTCGGGGCCGCCGCCCGGACGCGACTGA